CGAGAGGACCCCTACGCCTCGGCCAGCCCGCTGATGACTGCGGTGGCCGAGCACGTTCTGGACACCGGCCTGGTGCTGGCCAACAACTCCCCGTGGGGAGGCCGGCTGTGCCCGCCGCTTGTCTCGGTGCTCGACGAGCTCCCCTCGACCGCGCCGCTCCCGACGCTGCGGACCCGGATGGCCAACGAGCGCGCGCTGGGGCTGTCGTTCATCTGGGCCGCCCAGACCCGGCCCCAGCTGACCAGCATCTTCGGCGAGCACGAGGCCCGGGCGCTGCTCGGCCTCACCAACACCCTGGTCATGTTCGGCGGGTCCAAGGACGTCGCCTTCAACCAGGAGATCTCCGACCTCCTCGGCCAGGTCCGGATCGGCCGGCGCACGCGCCGCGGTGGTGGCGGCGGGTACGAGGGCGACGACATCGCGATCATGCGGCCTGAGGAGGTCCGCCAACTGCCCGAGCACCAAGCGCTGGTGATCGCCGAGAACGGCAAGCCGATCATCGCCAAGCTGCACCGCTCTGTGGAGGGCAAGGCGGGCGAACGCCTCCTGGCCGACCAGCGGGTATTGCGCGAGCGCCTCACCAACGGCCGCCGCATGGTCATCACCCCCGAGGCCCGCGCCACCGCGGCACTCGTCGAGGCACGCCGTCTCGGCTTCGTCGACGACGACCACGCAAGGAGTGATGACCTGTGACCGCCGAGCAGCAGACCCGGCGGGCGGCGCCCGCGCTGATGGTCTTCCCGTTCCCCATGCCCGGCGACCACGTGCGGCTCGCCTACCGGGAGCTGCACATCGCCATCAACGGCACCGAGGAGGAGAAGCAGGCTCTCGGCAACCACGCGCTGTTGCCGCGGCCGTGGGAGCCGGCCTCCTGCCTGGACCCCGATCTTCGGCACGACCTGTGGGAGTGGCTCGAGGACGTCGTGATCTGGCTGAACCGCGAGTACACCTGGGACGTCTCCGGGCTCATCCCCAGCTGCTGGCCCCTGCACCCGCACCTGGTCCACGAGATCGCCGTGCTGGCCGACCAGCGCCGGCGAGCAGGGCTGGCGATGACCAGCGACGCGCTCGAGGAGTGGCACCGCTACTGCCTGCCGGCGTTCAACGACCGCATGCGCAACAGGCTGCGGGCCCACTGCGACGACGAGCACAAGACATGGCCGGCCAAGCCGCGACACAATGAGCACCTGGCCGAAGCCAGCCGCCAGCGGCGCGAGAACGCCTTCGCCCACGACGTCGACGCGCTGCACCTAGGTCGCCGGACCATCGAACAGCCGGAGTTGCCGGGGCATCCGCGTCTAGTCGAGGTTGACCTGAACACTGGCGAGATCAGGGACGAACCGCTCGGCGCGCAGCCGCACACCCGCACCGCGAAAGGCCCGCGCACCTGACGCGGCAGTCGCGTCTGTGAGAGTCATGGAATCCGCTCAGGTCGTCGTTTGCTCGTTCCGTCGGCGCTCCAGCTTCGAAATCGCTCTTCAGCGGGCGGCAGGACGGCAACGTCAGCCAGACAGGATTCGGACTCGGATCGGGAGCCGCGGGCAACGGTCGGATCAGAAGGTCTCTGTCAGGGCGTCGAGGCCATCGGGGCCTTCGGGTTTCGCTTCGACGGTCGCTTCTTGGCTGGGGCGGGTGGTGGACCTGGTGTCTCCACCCACAGGTGGGTCAGTTGGAACGGCGATTCGGGAAAGGCGCGAGTTAAGGTGTGAACGAGTTCGTGTAGGGGCGCCGTCGATGTCCCGTTCAGGGACACGGGTGGGACGGCGTTTGAGTTGGCAGCAACGTTGACGTCGGCGATCACGCTTCGAAGGGCAATTCCCTCGAGGTATCCAACCATCGCTCCAGCCCGTACGTACTTTCCGTATTGCCACCCGACGTCGATGAAGCGGGACATGCCGTCGGTGACGTAGCGCTCGGTGAAGTTCCAGCTCTTGGTTGGCTGTCCCAGACGTTTGCACTCAATGACAAAGGCCTTCGCAGACAGCAGCGGGTCAGGGCACTCGTGGTCGATCAGACCGCACTGGAAGTCGGGGATCTTGTTCTCAGCCGTTCCACTCGCGGTCGTGGGGCTTGGCTGATTTCGTGATTCCCACATGACCGGAGTGTCGAGCGCTGCCAGGCCTGCGATTCGGCGGTTTCGATTGGCGCGCAGGACGCACTCGTACAAGAGTCGGTTGAGGTCGGGTTCGGTTCCTCTCGCACCTTGGGCGGCGAGGAGGTGCAGTGCGTCGCGGAATACGTCCAGAATCAGGGCAACGTGGCGATCCCAGAGCGAGAGTTGGGACAGACGAGGCCGGCCCGTCGTCATCTGGACAGCTCCATCGCCTGCAGGAGCGCGACCTCGGCATCCTCGGCTGCAGCGGACGCCGACCAGAACCGCTCGCGGTTCCTCTTGATGATCACCATGCTGGTGTCGGTTGTGATCCGAATCGTGGTGTCGGCACCCACCGGCGTTGCCTCGCCGAGGGCCAAGTCGTCGGGCAGAAGAGACAGCACCTCGTCCCACTCGGCGCGATCGCGGTACAGCGTCGACGGCGGCTCGCCGCTGTAGGTCTCGAAAACGACCGCAATCAGGTCGCGTGCAGGTGCCGTTGCGATTCGCCAGGTGAGAGCGCCATCAGGTGCCAGACGCGCGTTCCACGACTTGAGGAAGCGTGCCACGTAACTTCGAAGCGGCTCGCTCTGTATTCGCTCGACATCGTCCGCGATGCCGCTGGTCTTGTGTGGTGCCGCTGCTCGACGTGATCCGAAACGGTCGGCTCGCGCGCCCGCGAAGCCCAGCAGGTATTGGTGGAAGTCGGTGACGATCGACCTCTCATCGTCAGACATCTCGAACAGGTCGAAGACCGCCTCATCGAGGTCCCTGAGCGTCGGCGGAAGATCGGGGTCGACGATGTCAGTCAGGAGGCCGGGCCGAGTGCCGTCGCGTTCGAGCGCATCGACTGCCTTGACGATCCGTCGCGTGACCTCGTTGTGGGCGTCTGGCAGGTGAACTGGTGTTCCCTTGATGTCACTCGCCAGCACCGAATCGTGCCACAGGCCCCACGATCCGCTGCGCATGAACATGCTGTACCGCCCGAGCGACGACAACAAGGTTGCCCAGATGACCTTCGCCTTCCATGCAGGCAGATTGCCCATCGGCAGGCAGTACACCGGATGCCGAAAGGACATCTCGTCTGTGACGAGGCGGGATCGAGGTCCGAATCCGACGCGGATGCCACGCTTGACGAGGATCCGCTGACCAGAATAGAGACGTTCGTCCGGCTGTCGCTTGACGCCCTTCGGGGGCGGTTCAAAGGATGCTTCGGTCAAGGGCCCCCACGGTTCAAATGACTTGAGCGAAGGAAGCGAGGCCAGGTACTCAGTCGGCTTCTGGGGTCCTCGCTGGTAGCCCCAACCGGCGTTCGGCTGAGCGGGAAGGAAGTCGGCAACGGTGTCCTCGAGTTCGAGACGTGACATCAAGGCAGCGTCTCGGTGGCTACCCCAGGCGTAGACCTTCCAGAGGTAGTCGCGCTGTGCGAGAGCGTGCTGGTCGACCCAGCGACGGTCGACGGAGGCGAATGACATCGACCTGGAGTAGGTGAGGGGCGCACTGGGGCGGACGGTTCGAAATGCAACGGGTCGCTTGCGTGCGGTGGATGCGGCCTCGAATGAGACAAGCAGGAACGGTGCGACTGCTCCGTCGAAGAAGGTTCGCCGCGCCGAAGAGAAGTTGAACACTGAAACTAGTTGAACGCGGTCTAGGAACTGGTGACGAAAGCGCTGAGAGGTCTCGCGGGTGTTGTGGAACGCCGTCGCATTCACCAGGAGGGCTGCTCTGCCGCCGCGTCGCAGCAGCGACAAGCTGCGCCACAAGAACAGTTGGGATGGGTTGCGGTCCCCGACAGCAAGTCCATTCTCGCGTGCCCAACGGTCGGCGAGACTGGCCGGCCCACGGGCAGGTTCGTTCCACGGCGGATTTCCGATCACGATGTCGAACCCAGCGTCAGTTGGATCCAGTTCGCGGTGCTCCGCGTCCGAGCGTCCTCCGGCAACGAGCGTCGACACCGAATCGTCGAAGGCATCCGCTACCCGGAGTACTGGGCGTGTTGCACCCCCTTCAATCAAGCGTGGCAGTGGGCCAGCATCGCGAATGTCGGGAGGTGACTGATAGCTCAAGTAGGCCAGGTACAGGCTAAAGGCTGCAAGCCGAACCGCTTCTGCGTTGATGTCGATCCCCGCCACCCGAGTGAGAAGCAGCTCTTGCAGTTCGGCAGTCGTCAGTCTGCGTTCCCGTCGGGTCATCTCCCACCGCACAATGCGGCGGTAAGCCTCGACAAGGAAGATCCCCGATCCACATGCCGGGTCGCACACGGTTGGATTGTTGGCCAGCCGATCCGCCGTGAGGACCTGAGACGTGACGAATTCGACGAGAGGCTGGGGCGTGTAGTGAGTGCTCTGGTCATCGTCACTGTCGGCGCGGTAGAACCGCTCGTACATGCCGCTGATTAGCGCAGTTGGTACGACACTGAAGTCATAAGCCCACAAGAACAGCGAGCTTTGAGTGTCGACACCTTCGCCGCCAAGCATCTGCTGGATCAGGCGCAGGTGTTCGGTCGTTACGATGTCAGACTCCAGGTCGTCGACCTTGAAGAGGTCGCCATTGAAGTCCTTGGCCAGCGCCGCGAAGATCGCGAACGTCAGCGAGCGATTGGACAGGCACGGGATGAACGAGCTCTGCGCACCGAAGTTCTCAACAGGCGACGCTCTCGTGAGGGCAGCAGTCCAGGACTTGCGGGCGGCGGCGATCGATTCGAGGTAGGTGGGGACGACTACGCCGCGATCCTCCAGGTAGCGGATGAGAATAACCCGCTCGATGAGTCCGTGAGCGACGGACCTGGCCAGGCCACGGGCCACCAGCGCGTCTGTGGCTGCCTCGACGTCGCTCAGCAGGGTCTCGTCGGCGCCGCCTCCACGCGTGAAGGCAGGCTGCTCGAACAACGAACCTGATTCGACACGTTCGCGATGGAAGGCTGCGAGTTGATGCGCGACATCGGCCGCGCGCCTCACTACGTCCAGCGGCTCTAACGCCGTTGAGTCGGAGGAATCGCGGGGCGGCGGAGATGTGAGCGCGTAGACCTGAAGTTCGTCTCCGGTGGCAAGGAAGAGGCAGCGGGCGCGGCCCAGAGACCACGCGCGACGGTAGGCGGCCACGATCCCGTTCGTGTCGGTTCCGTCGGGAATCTCGCTGAAGACGACAACCGGGTCGTCGCCGACGAAGAAGATCCGGTCAGCGCCGACCCTGGTTCCTAGCATCAGCCACTCGCCGAGTGCTTGCCACGACTCATCAGGGGTCTCGGAAGGGTCGGCAGTTGGTTTGAACAGGTGCCCGCCACGGAAGTCGAGGCCGTCGTAGGCAGCCTCTAGGAGTTCGCGAGTAGCGGTGGCGAGCTCAGAGCCGGACATGCGGGAATCGGCGACCAGCGCCTTGCTCGCTCAAAGGAGCCGGCTGCCAGTGCAGGACAGGTCGGCAGATGTCCATGGAAGGGAAACGTACATGAACCCTCCGACGCGGACTCTCTGGCGCGCCGTCCTATGCGTGCTCGACTGCTGAATCAGTGGCTAGATGACCTATCTGACTACGAATCGCTGTGCCCTTGTAACCCGTCTCAGCGCCGCCGCGTGCCACGTCGCGGCGGCTGGGGGCAGTTGGCGTCGCGCCGCTTGCGCACAGTGCCCTGCGACTGCGGCGAGGTCGCTACCTGCTGGCTGGTGTCGATCGGAAGGTTGAGGCGGGACACGATCCGGTAGCGCAGGTCACGGGCCGGGCTGTCGCCCAGCGGCTTCTCGGCGACCAAGCTGCGCGTCGTGCCGCCGATATCGTGACCGTGCTCGTGGGCTTTCTGCAGTATCGCCGCGGTGGCTGCCCAGTCGCCCTGTTCAAGCAGTCGGGGGTCGAGCTCGCGAGCCAGCGGAGCCCAGCGCTCGGCTGGGGTCTGCTCGGCCGTCGCCGCGAGCCGTGCGCGAACCTCGCTGCTCTTGTGCAGCTCGGCCAGCGCCGCCTTCCGCGGGTCGGCATCCCAGCTCTTGACCGCGTCGCGCAGGTCCCGGCGGGCCTGCATCTGGGAGAGCTGCAGGCGAGCCCGCACCTGGTTCACGCCCGGCTCCCAAGCGCGGCTGGGCCGCGCCGACAGGATCCTCATGGCGGCCACCCGCGCCTGCTCGGGGGCGAGGTTGTCCAGCCGCTCGGTGAGCAGCTGGTCACCCAGCGATCGGAAGGCCGGCTGGCCGCTGGCTACTGCGGCGGTGAGCGCTGCGGGCCCGTGCTGGGCGAGCAGGTCGGCGGGGTCGAGGCCGTCAGGGAACCGGGCGTAGCCGGGGTCGATGCCGTGCGGAGTGAGCATCCAGAAGTCCCGCTCGGCCGCGACCTGGCCGGCGAGGTCGGCGTCGGTGGCCACGATCGGGTCGCGGCCGACGGCGGCCAGCTGGGCGGCCTGCTCGTCGGTCAGCGACGTGCCCAGCGGCGCCACTCCGACGTAGAGGCCGGCGCTGGCGATCGTGACGGCGACTGCGTCCATCGGACCCTCGACGATCACCGGTACGGCGCCCTCGGCGAGCAGCTCGTCGACGACGCCGAACAGTTGAGCGCCCTTGTGGAACAGCGGGGTGTCGGCGGTGTTGAGGTACTTCGGGCCGCCCTTGTCTGCGTCGGTGAGGTCGGGTCGGCGGCGGCCGACGAAGCCGAGCACCTCGCCCTGGTGGATCACGGGGAACATCACCCGGTCGCGGAACCGGTCGATGAGACGGCCGGTGCTGGCCTCGGTCGCCACGCCGGTGGCGAGCATCTCGGTGTCGCTGACGCCGCGGCCGCGCAGGTGGTCGACCAGGTTGGTCCACCCGGCCGGCGCCTGCCCGGGCCGGAACCGCTCGTCGCCGGCGAGGTCGACGCCGAACCGGCCGGTGAGGTAGTCGCGGCCCCACGAGTCGGCGAATCGGGCCTCGAAGAACGCCTGGGCCATGTCGTTGATCTCGAGCATGCGCTCACGCGAGACGGGGGAGGACTGCCACTCCTCGGCTCGCTGGTACATGAGCCGGAGGTCGGCGTCGGTGGGTTCCAGACGGGTGCCGCCCAGGTCGCGGATGTAGGCCGACAGGGTGAGGTCGGGTTCGACGTACTGGTCCTCGTCAGCCGCCTCGAGCGCGTTGACCTGGTGCTCGTCGTGCTGGTCCTCGTCGACCGGATCGTGCTCCGGGCCGGGGTCCTCCGTCAGCGGCCACGGGACGTCGTCGGGGTGGTCGACGAACGCCACCGGGTCCGGATCCACGCCCTCCCACAGGTCGGCCGGCGGCTCATCGAAGTGGACCTCGTGCGCGTGCTCGTCGGGGGCAGTCTCCAGCGCGATCGAGGTCCGCCAGAC
Above is a genomic segment from Nocardioides aromaticivorans containing:
- a CDS encoding HsdM family class I SAM-dependent methyltransferase, whose protein sequence is MSGSELATATRELLEAAYDGLDFRGGHLFKPTADPSETPDESWQALGEWLMLGTRVGADRIFFVGDDPVVVFSEIPDGTDTNGIVAAYRRAWSLGRARCLFLATGDELQVYALTSPPPRDSSDSTALEPLDVVRRAADVAHQLAAFHRERVESGSLFEQPAFTRGGGADETLLSDVEAATDALVARGLARSVAHGLIERVILIRYLEDRGVVVPTYLESIAAARKSWTAALTRASPVENFGAQSSFIPCLSNRSLTFAIFAALAKDFNGDLFKVDDLESDIVTTEHLRLIQQMLGGEGVDTQSSLFLWAYDFSVVPTALISGMYERFYRADSDDDQSTHYTPQPLVEFVTSQVLTADRLANNPTVCDPACGSGIFLVEAYRRIVRWEMTRRERRLTTAELQELLLTRVAGIDINAEAVRLAAFSLYLAYLSYQSPPDIRDAGPLPRLIEGGATRPVLRVADAFDDSVSTLVAGGRSDAEHRELDPTDAGFDIVIGNPPWNEPARGPASLADRWARENGLAVGDRNPSQLFLWRSLSLLRRGGRAALLVNATAFHNTRETSQRFRHQFLDRVQLVSVFNFSSARRTFFDGAVAPFLLVSFEAASTARKRPVAFRTVRPSAPLTYSRSMSFASVDRRWVDQHALAQRDYLWKVYAWGSHRDAALMSRLELEDTVADFLPAQPNAGWGYQRGPQKPTEYLASLPSLKSFEPWGPLTEASFEPPPKGVKRQPDERLYSGQRILVKRGIRVGFGPRSRLVTDEMSFRHPVYCLPMGNLPAWKAKVIWATLLSSLGRYSMFMRSGSWGLWHDSVLASDIKGTPVHLPDAHNEVTRRIVKAVDALERDGTRPGLLTDIVDPDLPPTLRDLDEAVFDLFEMSDDERSIVTDFHQYLLGFAGARADRFGSRRAAAPHKTSGIADDVERIQSEPLRSYVARFLKSWNARLAPDGALTWRIATAPARDLIAVVFETYSGEPPSTLYRDRAEWDEVLSLLPDDLALGEATPVGADTTIRITTDTSMVIIKRNRERFWSASAAAEDAEVALLQAMELSR